The Oncorhynchus masou masou isolate Uvic2021 chromosome 31, UVic_Omas_1.1, whole genome shotgun sequence genome includes a region encoding these proteins:
- the cax2 gene encoding uncharacterized protein cax2 encodes MSTDTESRRRRSTIDSQDSPWDQDHQGGHLHGPMCDRLCVASLHSELRDACTPSLSPSLLPGPGVYTPKCPSTHTRLGAHASEDVWEDATNKTTIRAENEVEANKLANNYRFGFRKWKSHVTERPFEDRSDVVKELYSELNVIKPHTGHLITCGNVVYLLLFGWWVSLAYLLVSILMFITIIGVPYGKMCWKLSWYFLWPFGKSIQELGGGVERCCGRFPHCEAIPEDVEDNEDTSPILLPSPTEEPIPDLLQGPPQHEPYWHRVSTYVWLLLGYPLLAVVHSLACLISWLLVFTIPVAKMNARTLASILLMPPENLSVSTCSKRKPQGCETRALLCCYHAVNWYYYKYTVDGINVFAVNLLPLVIVSLVIGYVDKGNQFASSEVKFATAVGSIIPLSYYIGMGIASISAQSNFAVGAVVNATFGSITEMTFYITALLRGHRAGNACLQEIVKSALTGTLLGCILFIPGICMIIGGLRHREQRFNSRSAGVSSALLFISVGGVFAPTLFSKAYGNLVCDNCTNSTGGNTTSGSFACRNCHYDLSENNYTLFHSHIQPLVYTVSFLLPVAYIIGLIFTLKTHSHIYDIHVGEGHVTGHHGAVVHWSRWRALAILIIATLLMSACADVTTEHIQPILSQPNISQYFIGVTVLAMVPEIPEIVNGIQFALQNNISLSLEVGSCIAVQVCMLQIPLLVLFNAFYDVGFVLIFCDLHLWASIFSVVLVNYIFMDGKSDYFQGTALVVVYLILLASYFFAPSPAGC; translated from the exons ATGTCAACAGACACAGAGAGTCGACGGCGGAGATCAACCATCGACAGTCAAG ATTCTCCATGGGACCAAGATCACCAGGGGGGGCACCTCCACGGGCCAATGTGTGATCGGCTGTGTGTGGCCAGCCTGCACTCCGAGCTGAGGGATGCCTGCACCCCCTcgctttccccctccctcctccccggACCAGGTGTCTACACGCCAAAATGTccgtccacacacacac GACTCGGCGCCCATGCCTCTGAGGATGTATGGGAGGACGCCACCAACAAGACCACTATCAGAGCAGAGAACGAAGTGGAGGCCAACAAACTAGCCAAcaactacagg TTTGGATTTAGGAAGTGGAAGAGTCATGTGACGGAGCGTCCCTTTGAGGACAGGTCGGACGTGGTCAAGGAGCTCTATTCAGAGCTCAACGTCATCAAACCACACAcag GTCATCTGATCACCTGTGGAAATGTGGTGTATTTGTTGTTGTTTGGCTGGTGGGTGTCTCTGGCCTACCTCCTGGTCAGCATACTGATGTTCATCACCATCATTGGAGTACCATATG GGAAGATGTGCTGGAAGTTGTCTTGGTATTTCTTATGGCCATTTGGGAAGTCCATACAGGAG TtgggaggaggtgtagagaggtgCTGTGGTAGGTTCCCCCACTGTGAGGCCATCCCAGAGGATGTGGAGGACAATGAGGACACTTCTCCCATCCTCCTGCCATCACCCACTGAAGAGCCCATCCCAGACCTGCTACAGGGGCCACCGCAGCACGAGCCCTACTGG CACCGTGTGAGCACGTATGTGTGGCTGCTGTTGGGTTATCCTTTGCTGGCTGTGGTTCACTCCCTGGCCTGCCTGATCTCCTGGCTGCTGGTGTTCACCATTCCCGTGGCCAAGATGAATGCCCGGACCCTGGCCTCCATCCTCCTCATGCCCCCTGAGAACCTCTCAGTCTCCACCTGCTCAAAGAGGAAG CCACAGGGATGTGAGACTCGAGCGCTGCTGTGCTGCTACCACGCGGTCAACTGGTATTACTACAAATACACGGTGGATGGGATCAATGTGTTTGCTGTCA ACCTCCTTCCCCTGGTGATAGTGTCCCTGGTGATTGGCTATGTAGATAAAGGAAACCAGTTTGCCAGCTCTGAGGTCAAGTTTGCCACAGCAGTCGGCTCCATCATTCCTCTGTCCTACTACATCGGCATGGGCATCGCCAG TATCTCTGCCCAGAGCAACTTTGCGGTGGGGGCGGTGGTGAATGCGACCTTTGGCTCCATCACAGAGATGACCTTCTATATTACAGCCCTGCTGAGGGGTCACCGCGCTGGTAATGCCTGTCTGCAGGAGATAGTTAAATCTGCCCTCACCGGCACACTGCTGGGCTGCATCCTCTTCATCcct GGGATCTGTATGATCATAGGAGGGCTGAGACACAGGGAGCAGAGGTTTAACAGTCGTTCAGCTGGGGTCAGTTCTGCCTTGCTCTTCATCTCTGTGGGAG GTGTGTTTGCCCCCACGCTGTTCTCTAAGGCATATGGGAACCTGGTGTGTGACAACTGCACCAATTCCACAGGGGGCAACACCACCAGCGGGTCCTTCGCCTGCCGCAACTGTCACTATGACCTG AGTGAGAACAACTACACCTTGTTCCACAGCCACATCCA gCCACTGGTGTACACGGTCTCCTTCCTTCTGCCTGTTGCTTACATCATTGGTTTAATCTTCACACTGAAGACACACTCACACATCTACGACATTCACGTTGGCGAGGGACATG TGACCGGCCACCATGGTGCAGTTGTCCACTGGTCTCGGTGGAGAGCTCTGGCCATCCTCATCATAGCCACTCTACTGATGTCAGCCTGCGCTGACGTCACCACTGAACACATCCAGCCCATACTGAGTCAGCCCAATAtctcacag TACTTCATAGGAGTAACCGTGCTGGCCATGGTACCTGAGATCCCGGAGATTGTCAACGGGATCCAGTTTGCCCTTCAGAACAACATCAGTCTGAG CCTGGAGGTGGGCAGCTGCATCGCTGTACAGGTCTGCATGCTCCAGATCCCCCTGCTTGTTTTATTCAACGCCTTCTAC GATGTGGGCTTTGTGCTAATATTCTGTGACCTGCATCTGTGGGCCAGCATCTTCAGCGTGGTCCTCGTCAACTACATCTTCATGGATGGCAAATCGGACTACTTCCAAG GCACTGCTCTGGTGGTGGTCTACCTCATCCTCCTGGCATCCTACTTCTTCGCTCCATCGCCAGCTGGCTGCTGA